Proteins found in one Bacillus marinisedimentorum genomic segment:
- a CDS encoding MBL fold metallo-hydrolase yields MEMIQISERCFYFNGAVNIGYMTDGESGLMIDAGLDKSAAKKVKRKLGEKGMPLTDLFITHAHADHYGGAQELVKGGGVTVYAPALEEAVLRYPILEPYYLFQGNEPPAELRNKFLEGPPLTADAVVEEGECRIGPFAVELVELGGHSMYQLGLLADGVLFAADGYFGTDQLAKHKIPYLIDAGKTIASLNKLLGMECDGAVPGHGQFEKEWQKTVQANLDYHEKVLASMVSLLENEGGLLSQEDLVRLMCKTWNVHLNNLGSWALYRTAVTAYAEALIARSKAEFVVHDYKMCVKLK; encoded by the coding sequence ATGGAGATGATCCAGATTTCAGAACGGTGTTTTTATTTTAACGGGGCGGTAAACATCGGGTACATGACGGACGGTGAATCGGGATTGATGATTGATGCGGGCCTCGATAAATCGGCGGCGAAAAAAGTGAAGCGGAAGCTGGGTGAGAAGGGGATGCCGCTCACTGATTTGTTCATTACCCATGCGCATGCCGACCATTACGGCGGCGCACAGGAGCTGGTAAAGGGCGGAGGTGTGACGGTTTATGCACCGGCCCTTGAGGAGGCGGTGCTTCGTTACCCTATCCTTGAGCCGTATTATTTGTTCCAGGGGAACGAACCGCCCGCTGAACTGCGTAATAAGTTTCTGGAAGGACCGCCGCTGACGGCGGATGCAGTCGTTGAAGAGGGGGAGTGCCGGATCGGCCCGTTTGCTGTTGAGCTGGTGGAGTTAGGTGGCCATAGTATGTACCAGCTCGGCCTGCTCGCAGATGGGGTGTTGTTTGCCGCTGATGGATACTTTGGCACTGACCAGCTGGCTAAACATAAAATTCCATACCTGATTGATGCGGGTAAAACGATTGCTTCACTGAATAAGCTTCTTGGAATGGAATGTGATGGGGCGGTGCCGGGGCATGGCCAGTTTGAAAAAGAATGGCAGAAAACCGTCCAGGCTAATCTTGATTATCATGAAAAAGTCCTTGCGAGCATGGTTTCGCTGCTTGAAAATGAAGGCGGGCTGCTGAGCCAGGAAGACCTCGTCCGGCTCATGTGCAAAACGTGGAATGTGCACCTGAACAACCTCGGCAGCTGGGCACTGTACCGCACCGCAGTCACCGCCTACGCTGAAGCCCTCATCGCCCGCTCAAAAGCGGAGTTTGTTGTGCACGATTACAAAATGTGCGTGAAACTGAAATAA
- a CDS encoding UvrD-helicase domain-containing protein — translation MKTAKRNYSIIHLHTIPREDYQSIHEESMRGGLSCPVCGKEVRLHLGITREPHFYHPGNVEQNHLCTAEIDDSEPFENRKEPEAAETKTPSSGGFSLPKSRAIGQTASDSAKTVWKPSKPLTGLPPYRKPDVSPAVVADHYFQLLTEHGVFLDEEQWEAVSHTEGPLLVFAGAGSGKTRVLTARTAYMICEKAINPASIMLVTFTAKASKEMKKRIAGYPGLSQSSLRSLVAGTFHSIFYKILAHHESEKWQSCNLLKWEWQREKIIKEAGRELDLDEKEFAFDAALQQIGYWKNSRMLPADIKPDDQWEERAAFLYKRYEEAKKQKGWFDFDDMLSGCYELLSENKELLEKYQQRFQYFLIDEFQDINRIQYDIIKLLSSHTGNVCAVGDDDQSIYGFRGSEPAYILNFPRDFANTRTVTLDQNYRSAHPVVSAANEVICLNKNRKDKRMQARYDNQMPPVAFYPHDEEEEATMIVTDMKEKIQNGVRPSEFAILYRTHSASRAMFERLAQSNLPFVVDRDAESFYERRMVRTMLAYMRLSLNPDDSKAMSDLLMALFIKRSALRDLKASSILEDCSMLDALQELDSIHPFQKKKLKKIIPLFSKLKTLAPVAAISMIEQEMGFQDFIKKSGNEGNTIEKGSDDIRDLKVVAKKFPAIADLLAHADHMTAMNDEMKKLSKQFEDAIQLSTIHRSKGLEYEHVYILGAAEGGLPHDHALESWRNGDDIALEEERRLLYVAMTRAKESLTLSIPERRRGKAANPSRFLKHLLRGTVVKK, via the coding sequence ATGAAAACGGCAAAACGGAACTATTCAATTATTCATTTACATACAATTCCCCGTGAAGATTATCAGTCCATCCACGAAGAAAGCATGAGGGGCGGACTGTCATGCCCTGTCTGCGGAAAAGAAGTGCGTCTCCACCTCGGCATTACCCGTGAGCCGCATTTTTATCATCCGGGCAATGTGGAACAGAATCACCTTTGTACAGCCGAAATAGATGATTCGGAACCGTTTGAAAATCGTAAGGAGCCGGAAGCTGCCGAAACAAAAACACCATCTTCCGGCGGCTTCTCGCTTCCGAAATCACGGGCAATCGGTCAGACCGCGAGTGATTCTGCCAAAACGGTGTGGAAGCCTTCAAAGCCGCTGACAGGGCTTCCTCCGTACCGTAAGCCTGATGTATCGCCTGCAGTTGTTGCCGACCATTATTTCCAGCTTTTAACGGAGCATGGTGTGTTCCTTGATGAAGAGCAATGGGAGGCGGTTTCACATACAGAAGGCCCGCTCCTTGTGTTCGCCGGGGCCGGGAGCGGCAAAACAAGGGTCCTAACGGCAAGGACGGCATATATGATTTGCGAGAAGGCAATCAACCCTGCTTCCATCATGCTTGTCACCTTTACCGCGAAGGCATCCAAAGAAATGAAGAAGCGGATTGCCGGTTACCCCGGCCTTTCGCAATCCTCCCTCCGCTCTTTAGTCGCAGGTACGTTCCACAGCATCTTTTATAAAATCCTTGCCCATCATGAATCCGAAAAATGGCAGTCTTGCAACTTGCTGAAGTGGGAATGGCAGCGTGAAAAAATCATCAAAGAAGCCGGTCGTGAACTTGATCTTGATGAGAAGGAATTCGCATTTGATGCAGCGCTCCAGCAAATCGGGTACTGGAAAAATTCCCGGATGCTTCCGGCGGACATAAAGCCGGATGATCAGTGGGAAGAACGGGCGGCTTTTTTATACAAACGGTATGAGGAGGCGAAAAAACAAAAAGGCTGGTTTGATTTTGATGATATGCTCTCCGGGTGCTATGAGCTGTTGTCTGAAAATAAGGAACTGCTTGAAAAGTATCAGCAGCGGTTTCAGTATTTCCTTATTGATGAATTTCAGGATATTAACAGGATCCAATATGATATCATCAAACTTCTATCCAGCCATACAGGCAATGTATGTGCAGTCGGCGATGATGATCAATCGATTTACGGCTTCCGCGGCAGCGAGCCGGCGTATATCCTGAATTTCCCGCGTGATTTCGCCAACACACGCACCGTGACGCTCGATCAGAATTACCGGTCTGCTCACCCTGTCGTTTCCGCTGCCAATGAAGTCATCTGTTTGAATAAGAACCGTAAAGACAAACGGATGCAAGCCCGATATGACAACCAAATGCCTCCAGTCGCATTTTATCCTCATGATGAAGAGGAAGAGGCTACAATGATTGTGACGGATATGAAAGAAAAGATTCAAAACGGAGTACGGCCAAGTGAATTCGCGATTCTCTACCGGACGCATTCCGCCTCGCGCGCAATGTTCGAGCGGCTTGCCCAGTCCAATCTTCCTTTTGTAGTGGATAGGGATGCGGAATCATTTTATGAGCGGAGGATGGTGCGGACAATGCTTGCGTATATGCGGCTGAGTCTGAATCCTGATGACAGCAAGGCGATGAGTGATCTATTGATGGCGCTGTTCATCAAGCGTTCCGCCCTTCGTGACTTGAAGGCTTCGAGCATATTGGAGGATTGTTCCATGCTCGATGCACTGCAGGAGCTTGACAGCATCCATCCGTTTCAGAAAAAGAAACTGAAGAAAATCATTCCGCTGTTTTCCAAATTGAAGACCCTTGCACCAGTAGCCGCCATCAGCATGATCGAGCAGGAGATGGGGTTTCAGGATTTCATAAAGAAAAGCGGGAATGAAGGCAATACGATTGAAAAAGGATCCGATGATATCCGCGATTTGAAGGTCGTTGCCAAAAAGTTCCCGGCGATTGCCGATTTGCTTGCTCACGCTGACCACATGACAGCGATGAACGACGAAATGAAAAAGCTCAGCAAACAATTTGAAGACGCCATACAGTTATCCACCATCCACCGTTCCAAAGGCCTTGAATACGAACATGTATATATTCTAGGGGCAGCAGAAGGAGGCCTTCCGCATGACCATGCCCTCGAATCATGGCGCAACGGCGATGACATCGCCCTCGAAGAAGAACGCCGCCTCCTCTACGTCGCCATGACCCGAGCCAAAGAATCGCTTACCCTCTCCATCCCTGAAAGGCGCCGCGGCAAAGCCGCCAACCCATCGCGATTCTTGAAACACCTGCTGCGCGGGACAGTTGTGAAGAAATGA
- a CDS encoding LLM class flavin-dependent oxidoreductase: MGLRLSVLDQSPVLRGDTARDALLQTTELARKVEELGYHRFWVSEHHSTPSLAGSSPEVLIAHLAANTSTIRIGSGGVLLPHYSAYKVAENFRILENLHPGRIDLGIGRAPGGMPNVNRALHDGQIRSAERYPEQIDELLAYLRGEDPYMMGVYATPTGPSIPELWFLGSSAASALLAAEIGASFTFAHFINSQGGMLATDRYRSRFRPSGLNSEPKTSVSVFTIAADTEQEAERLASSLDLALLLIEQGKSKNGFPPPEEALSYTYSPFERERVRENRNRMVVGDAAQVKQQLEELAKAYGTEEIIINTITYPFEERIRSYELLADAFSLNNNEQEGN; this comes from the coding sequence GTGGGACTTCGATTAAGTGTCCTTGACCAGTCACCGGTCTTAAGAGGAGATACAGCACGAGATGCATTACTGCAAACGACAGAGCTTGCAAGAAAGGTAGAGGAACTCGGATACCACCGTTTCTGGGTTTCTGAGCATCACAGTACGCCAAGCCTTGCCGGCTCTTCACCTGAGGTGCTTATTGCGCACCTTGCCGCCAACACTTCAACCATTCGGATCGGAAGCGGCGGTGTCCTCCTGCCGCATTACAGCGCCTATAAGGTGGCAGAAAACTTCCGGATCCTTGAGAACTTGCATCCTGGCCGGATCGATCTCGGCATCGGCCGCGCACCCGGCGGCATGCCGAATGTGAACCGGGCTCTCCATGACGGCCAGATCCGCAGCGCCGAACGGTATCCGGAACAAATTGATGAACTGCTCGCCTACCTTCGCGGTGAAGATCCCTATATGATGGGTGTCTACGCAACACCGACAGGGCCATCGATCCCTGAGTTATGGTTTCTAGGCTCAAGCGCAGCCAGCGCACTCCTTGCAGCTGAAATCGGCGCGTCTTTCACTTTCGCACATTTTATCAATTCACAAGGAGGCATGCTTGCGACCGATCGGTACCGATCCCGTTTCAGGCCTTCCGGACTGAACAGCGAACCGAAAACAAGTGTCAGTGTTTTCACGATTGCGGCTGATACCGAGCAGGAAGCGGAACGTCTCGCATCGAGCCTCGATCTCGCCCTGCTTCTTATTGAACAGGGTAAATCAAAGAACGGTTTTCCGCCGCCTGAAGAAGCACTGTCCTATACGTACAGCCCGTTTGAACGAGAGCGCGTGAGGGAAAACCGGAACCGTATGGTAGTCGGCGATGCCGCTCAAGTGAAGCAGCAGCTTGAAGAATTGGCAAAAGCATACGGGACTGAAGAAATAATCATCAACACGATTACATATCCTTTTGAAGAAAGGATCCGGTCATACGAACTTCTTGCCGACGCCTTCAGTTTGAACAATAATGAACAGGAGGGAAATTAA
- a CDS encoding SDR family oxidoreductase, producing MKVLVIGANGQVGKHIVRQLTESEHDPVAMVRDTNQVPQFEDMGAKTVLADLENDFSHAFYGCDAVIFAAGSGPHTGADKTILIDQEGAIKSIDYAKQFGVKHFVMLGSMGSDAPEKGPDSMKFYLYAKRRADEYLKTSGLNYTIIRPGALTNTEPDGKVDLRENVGDRTGRSIPRADVARVLVESVGKHNVRGKTLELLEGEKDIGKAVESV from the coding sequence ATGAAAGTACTTGTTATCGGCGCAAACGGCCAGGTAGGGAAACACATCGTCAGGCAATTAACGGAAAGCGAGCATGACCCGGTTGCAATGGTGCGTGACACCAACCAGGTGCCCCAATTTGAGGACATGGGTGCGAAAACCGTTTTAGCAGACCTTGAAAATGATTTTTCCCATGCCTTTTACGGATGTGATGCTGTCATTTTCGCTGCCGGCTCCGGACCGCATACGGGGGCGGATAAAACGATTCTTATCGACCAGGAAGGTGCGATCAAGTCCATTGATTATGCCAAACAGTTTGGCGTAAAGCATTTCGTCATGCTCGGCTCGATGGGATCGGACGCACCGGAAAAAGGCCCTGATTCCATGAAGTTTTATCTATATGCAAAGCGCCGTGCGGATGAATATTTGAAAACATCAGGATTGAACTATACAATCATCCGCCCTGGTGCCCTGACGAACACCGAGCCAGACGGAAAAGTCGATTTGCGGGAGAACGTCGGCGACCGAACCGGCCGCTCCATTCCACGAGCTGATGTGGCACGGGTCCTCGTTGAATCAGTCGGCAAACATAACGTCCGCGGCAAAACCCTTGAGCTACTGGAAGGTGAGAAGGACATCGGAAAAGCAGTCGAATCTGTTTAA
- a CDS encoding UDP-N-acetylmuramoyl-L-alanyl-D-glutamate--2,6-diaminopimelate ligase — protein MKLAKLFHDLDITPAISREPVDISGISFHSGKVQPGHLFVAIKGYQVDGHQYIEDAIQKGAAAVIGEQEMEGLPVPYYRTGNARKALGKLARAFYGNPADKHILIGITGTNGKTTTSFMVRHILEYAGISSALLGTVGYVINGKKQKTDNTTPDAVSLQKMLHDSKDEAVVMEVSSHGIDQDRVGGEMFDYAVFTNLSHDHLDYHKSMEEYFEVKARLFEYMKDQGMAIVNRDCPWGRKLADRLEGKGQSVSSFGSEPNNDTVLQEVVSLNGANFDILDKGELRHVKIPLPGKFNIENATAAFLTARQIGVEPEVILEALRCFPGVPGRFETYRHPNGGKFIVDYAHTPSALTVFLETIRSFEPVAVTHIFGFRGQRDLSKREEMVLSSIEHSDKVILTFDDLNGVPEEEMLSDLENLKGKAGPEKVSVIHDRTEAIQTAWNNAQEGEWVLITGKGPENYHNTFKIPASSDAELIKMLQKKQVRV, from the coding sequence ATGAAACTAGCCAAGTTATTTCACGATCTTGACATTACACCGGCAATCTCTAGGGAACCGGTTGATATAAGCGGAATCAGTTTCCATTCCGGCAAAGTGCAGCCCGGCCATCTTTTTGTCGCCATTAAAGGGTATCAGGTGGATGGACATCAGTACATAGAGGACGCCATTCAAAAAGGGGCGGCAGCTGTAATCGGGGAACAGGAAATGGAAGGGCTCCCGGTGCCTTATTACCGGACAGGCAATGCCCGCAAAGCACTTGGCAAGCTGGCCAGGGCATTTTATGGGAACCCGGCGGATAAGCACATTCTGATCGGCATCACCGGCACGAATGGGAAAACGACCACTTCATTTATGGTACGGCATATTCTAGAGTATGCCGGGATTTCCAGTGCGCTGCTTGGAACCGTAGGATATGTTATCAATGGCAAAAAGCAAAAAACGGATAACACAACACCGGATGCTGTGTCGCTTCAGAAAATGCTGCATGATTCAAAAGACGAAGCGGTCGTCATGGAAGTTTCTTCCCACGGGATTGACCAGGACCGCGTCGGCGGCGAAATGTTCGATTATGCCGTTTTCACGAATCTCAGCCATGACCATCTTGATTACCATAAGAGCATGGAAGAGTACTTTGAAGTGAAAGCAAGGCTTTTTGAATATATGAAGGACCAGGGAATGGCGATCGTAAACCGTGATTGTCCGTGGGGGAGGAAGCTTGCTGACCGGCTGGAAGGAAAAGGGCAGTCCGTTTCATCATTCGGAAGTGAACCGAATAATGATACTGTCTTACAAGAGGTAGTAAGCTTGAACGGGGCCAATTTTGATATTCTAGACAAGGGCGAATTGCGCCATGTCAAAATACCGCTCCCTGGAAAATTCAACATCGAAAATGCGACGGCTGCATTTTTGACAGCAAGGCAAATCGGCGTTGAGCCGGAAGTGATTTTAGAGGCGCTCCGCTGTTTCCCGGGAGTGCCGGGCCGATTTGAAACGTATCGTCATCCGAACGGCGGGAAATTCATTGTGGATTATGCCCACACGCCATCTGCCTTGACTGTTTTCCTGGAAACGATCCGCAGCTTTGAGCCTGTTGCAGTGACACATATTTTCGGTTTCAGGGGGCAGCGCGATCTTTCCAAGCGGGAAGAAATGGTTCTTTCTTCGATAGAACACAGTGACAAAGTCATTCTCACATTTGATGACTTGAATGGAGTGCCGGAGGAAGAAATGCTGAGTGATCTTGAGAATTTAAAAGGGAAGGCAGGACCTGAGAAAGTGTCTGTCATCCATGACCGGACAGAAGCAATACAGACCGCATGGAACAATGCACAGGAAGGAGAATGGGTCCTCATCACCGGAAAAGGCCCTGAAAACTACCACAACACGTTTAAAATCCCCGCTTCATCAGACGCAGAACTGATTAAAATGCTGCAGAAAAAGCAGGTGCGGGTATAG
- a CDS encoding CotY/CotZ family spore coat protein — MGCRKDHDTGNCVCDIVKAIADAQSDVVENCCDVSCEKSIEDLLSPVAANDLDTVPFILFCEGDCKPFKGFGVRTDNSDLECFESFIFRVKSVDKDCCALLELLDTGDGNACKDPCDQFKGDVGTGDLTRTGICITVDLDCFCGISCLPAVSTMD, encoded by the coding sequence ATGGGTTGCCGTAAAGATCATGATACAGGTAACTGTGTATGTGACATCGTTAAGGCTATTGCCGATGCACAATCAGATGTGGTGGAAAATTGCTGTGATGTAAGCTGTGAAAAATCAATCGAGGATCTTCTAAGTCCTGTTGCAGCAAATGATCTCGATACTGTTCCTTTCATTCTTTTCTGTGAAGGGGACTGCAAGCCTTTTAAAGGCTTCGGTGTAAGAACAGACAACAGTGATCTCGAATGCTTTGAAAGCTTCATCTTCCGTGTGAAGTCTGTCGATAAAGATTGCTGTGCTCTTCTGGAACTGCTTGATACCGGTGACGGAAATGCTTGTAAAGATCCATGCGATCAGTTTAAAGGTGATGTGGGAACCGGTGATCTGACCCGCACTGGCATTTGCATTACAGTAGACCTTGACTGCTTCTGCGGCATCAGCTGCCTGCCAGCGGTCAGCACAATGGACTAA
- a CDS encoding CotO family spore coat protein codes for MSIHKEKNNGPMLYINQPSFGNTPKRMQNIFKVNPHQAEPEKQGNDSPALQKQKKAESKNGKGIKGKGNDENKKQPDTDKEPEVTASQKEDSKHKKENTHKDSLAFKEMSIPERIDYLLNLPFGIPPIKCEIVTEQRSYRGIVASKKEDKIMVFHFGSPRNLNIRIEEIRDIKMKSFN; via the coding sequence ATGAGCATTCATAAGGAAAAGAATAACGGGCCAATGCTTTATATTAATCAGCCGTCTTTTGGCAATACGCCCAAAAGGATGCAGAACATTTTCAAAGTGAACCCGCATCAGGCTGAACCTGAAAAACAGGGAAATGATTCACCAGCATTGCAGAAGCAGAAGAAGGCTGAATCCAAAAATGGAAAAGGGATAAAAGGAAAAGGAAATGATGAAAACAAGAAACAGCCGGACACCGATAAAGAACCAGAGGTAACGGCTTCCCAAAAGGAAGACTCCAAACATAAAAAAGAGAACACACATAAGGACAGCCTGGCTTTTAAAGAAATGAGCATCCCGGAACGCATCGATTATTTGCTGAACTTGCCGTTCGGAATCCCGCCGATTAAATGTGAAATAGTGACTGAACAACGCAGTTACCGGGGGATCGTAGCCTCTAAAAAGGAAGATAAAATCATGGTTTTCCACTTTGGTTCGCCTCGCAATCTGAATATACGGATTGAAGAGATTCGAGACATCAAGATGAAAAGTTTCAATTGA
- the fabI gene encoding enoyl-ACP reductase FabI, producing MLNLKGRTYVIMGVANKRSIAWGIARSLHNAGASLIFTYAGERLEKNVRQLVETLEGQEDAPVLPCDVTDDADIDKCFAEIKEKAGVVHGLAHCIAFANKEELKGDFLNTTREGFLLSQNISAYSLTAVAKAIREYDLMSEGGSIVTLTYLGGERVVENYNVMGVAKASLDASVKYLAADLGKEGIRVNAISAGPIRTLSAKGVGDFNSILKDIEERAPLRRTTTTEEVGDTAVFLMSDLSRGLTGETLHVDSGFHILGR from the coding sequence ATGTTGAATTTGAAAGGCCGTACATATGTAATTATGGGTGTTGCGAACAAGCGCAGCATCGCATGGGGAATTGCCCGTTCACTTCATAATGCCGGTGCCAGCCTGATTTTCACATACGCAGGCGAACGGCTTGAGAAAAATGTCCGCCAGCTTGTGGAAACACTTGAAGGGCAGGAGGATGCCCCTGTGCTGCCATGTGATGTGACAGACGATGCGGATATTGACAAATGTTTTGCTGAAATCAAAGAAAAAGCGGGCGTTGTTCATGGACTGGCGCACTGCATCGCTTTTGCCAATAAGGAAGAGTTGAAAGGGGACTTTCTGAATACAACACGGGAAGGATTCTTGCTTTCACAGAATATCAGTGCTTATTCCCTTACTGCCGTTGCCAAAGCAATCCGTGAATACGATCTGATGTCAGAAGGCGGAAGCATCGTTACCCTTACTTATCTCGGCGGCGAGCGCGTGGTTGAGAATTATAACGTGATGGGTGTCGCCAAAGCTTCCCTTGATGCAAGCGTGAAATACCTTGCTGCCGATCTTGGTAAAGAAGGAATCCGTGTCAATGCCATCTCTGCCGGGCCTATCCGGACACTGTCTGCCAAAGGCGTCGGTGACTTCAACTCAATCCTCAAGGACATCGAGGAAAGGGCACCGCTGCGACGGACCACGACAACCGAAGAAGTCGGAGATACAGCTGTATTCCTGATGAGCGACCTGTCGCGCGGACTGACAGGAGAGACCCTCCACGTCGACTCCGGCTTCCATATCCTTGGAAGATAA
- a CDS encoding monovalent cation:proton antiporter family protein, translating into MESHASFTSLVIVLIVAFITPILLHRFRLRIIPVVVAEIIMGLIIGKSGLDIVQQDVWLETISTFGFIFLMFLSGLEIDFSAFAGTTKKEKLPNGKDAPNAFLVASVIFIIVFTVSLLMSLGFVWAGFIENAFLMTLIISTISLGIVVPTLKDAGIMKSNLGQTILLVAVIADLVTMILLAVFVSLYGEGHGSMWLLLILFGVGVLFYFLGKHFKHRSFLETMSTGTIQIGMRAIFALLIILVGLSETVGAENILGAFLAGVLVSLLSPNPEMVHKLDSFGYGFLIPVFFVMVGVDLEIWGLFSEPKVLLLIPLLFLALLISKMLPSLVLKRWYAWNNVMASGLILTSTLSLVIAAATIGERMDIIDKQMSSALILVAVITCIVSPILFAKLYKNETEDDHITTIAFIGANRYTLPVTRELDYDHFKTYLFHTRQDKIDKQISNSCFDIIELDSYSIDNLKQLQVFDVDVLVVSTGDEEVNGEIAIYGKKAGIERVIARVETSELDEAMKANGIEVFSVFFSTKALLKAMIESPGVMNMFTKQESALYQVNMNNPAYDGIYLRNFPFTGDVIMVRIFRGKDSIVPHGDTELVLGDRLIVTGSKEYAEELREELEYV; encoded by the coding sequence ATGGAATCACATGCCTCATTTACATCACTCGTCATTGTCCTTATTGTCGCTTTTATCACGCCGATTTTACTGCACCGTTTCAGGCTCCGGATCATTCCGGTCGTAGTGGCGGAAATCATTATGGGGTTGATTATAGGCAAAAGCGGCTTAGATATTGTCCAGCAGGATGTCTGGCTCGAAACGATTTCAACGTTCGGCTTTATTTTCCTGATGTTTTTGAGCGGACTTGAAATTGATTTCAGTGCGTTTGCCGGTACCACGAAGAAAGAAAAACTGCCTAATGGCAAAGATGCTCCCAATGCATTTTTAGTTGCATCGGTCATCTTCATTATTGTGTTTACAGTATCCTTGCTCATGTCCCTTGGCTTCGTGTGGGCCGGGTTTATCGAAAATGCTTTCTTGATGACCTTGATCATTTCCACGATATCGCTCGGCATTGTCGTTCCGACTTTGAAGGATGCCGGTATTATGAAATCGAACTTGGGCCAGACGATCCTCCTTGTCGCGGTTATTGCCGACCTGGTTACGATGATCCTGCTTGCCGTATTTGTTTCATTATACGGAGAAGGACATGGAAGCATGTGGCTGCTTCTGATCCTGTTCGGAGTCGGTGTCCTGTTTTATTTCCTCGGCAAACATTTCAAGCACCGGTCATTTCTTGAAACAATGTCGACGGGCACGATCCAAATCGGAATGCGGGCCATTTTCGCATTGCTCATCATTCTTGTCGGCCTATCTGAAACCGTCGGGGCAGAAAACATTCTCGGTGCGTTCCTGGCCGGCGTGCTCGTATCATTGCTTTCGCCGAATCCGGAAATGGTGCACAAGCTGGATTCATTCGGGTATGGCTTTTTAATTCCGGTTTTCTTTGTGATGGTCGGAGTTGACCTTGAAATCTGGGGGCTGTTCAGCGAACCGAAAGTGCTCCTTTTGATTCCGCTGCTGTTTTTGGCTCTTTTGATTTCCAAGATGCTCCCGTCACTTGTTCTGAAAAGGTGGTATGCCTGGAATAATGTCATGGCATCCGGGCTTATTTTGACATCGACACTCTCGCTTGTTATTGCGGCGGCGACAATCGGTGAACGGATGGATATTATTGATAAGCAGATGTCCTCAGCGCTCATTCTGGTGGCGGTCATTACATGTATCGTGTCACCGATCCTGTTTGCGAAGCTTTATAAAAATGAAACAGAAGATGACCATATCACCACAATTGCCTTCATAGGGGCGAACCGCTATACACTGCCGGTTACACGCGAACTTGACTATGATCATTTCAAAACGTACCTGTTCCACACCCGCCAGGATAAAATTGATAAGCAAATTTCGAATTCCTGTTTTGACATCATCGAACTTGACAGTTATTCCATTGATAATTTGAAACAGCTGCAAGTTTTTGATGTTGATGTGCTCGTTGTATCGACGGGTGATGAAGAGGTTAACGGCGAAATTGCAATCTACGGGAAGAAGGCGGGAATTGAACGCGTCATTGCCCGGGTGGAGACATCGGAACTTGATGAAGCGATGAAAGCGAACGGCATCGAGGTATTCTCGGTTTTCTTCTCGACAAAAGCTCTGCTTAAGGCAATGATCGAGTCTCCCGGCGTCATGAACATGTTCACGAAACAGGAAAGTGCGCTGTATCAGGTAAATATGAATAATCCGGCATACGATGGCATCTATTTGCGGAACTTCCCATTCACCGGGGATGTCATCATGGTCCGCATCTTCCGCGGGAAAGATTCGATCGTTCCGCATGGGGATACCGAACTTGTGCTTGGGGACCGCCTGATTGTAACAGGGTCAAAAGAATATGCCGAAGAACTTCGTGAAGAATTGGAATATGTGTAG